Proteins encoded by one window of Synechococcus sp. WH 7805:
- a CDS encoding DUF4922 domain-containing protein: MRNERFWTSALSQSSKALESGALIPLTTSRLQCPGPGGERFELRRLNAQLPRHHRPEGPKPNPFSPWDRELEIDVIGTDHVLILNKYPVQTGHMLLITRQWAPQVHWLTQPDWTALVEVDRDTSGLWFFNSGPKAGASQPHRHLQLLRRQSSETACPRESWFRRILEGGDTKRPSESSDPLIDSCALVKRPSCSDPEQEARALHTLYRTLAMRLALGDADAERPPLAPYNLLLTPDWLALIRRKQERASGFSLNALGFAGYLLATENSDLSWLEHNGGEGLLQEVVSAISDATDDGKS; the protein is encoded by the coding sequence ATGAGAAATGAACGTTTCTGGACATCAGCGCTGAGTCAATCCAGCAAGGCGCTGGAGAGTGGAGCTCTGATTCCTCTAACAACCTCCCGACTGCAATGTCCAGGCCCTGGTGGCGAACGATTCGAACTGCGTCGACTCAATGCGCAGCTTCCGAGACACCATCGACCAGAGGGACCCAAACCGAATCCATTCAGCCCATGGGATCGAGAACTCGAAATTGATGTGATCGGGACAGATCATGTGCTGATCCTCAACAAATACCCTGTTCAGACTGGGCACATGCTCCTGATCACTAGGCAATGGGCGCCGCAGGTGCATTGGCTGACCCAACCCGATTGGACTGCGCTTGTGGAGGTTGACCGTGACACAAGCGGATTGTGGTTCTTCAACAGTGGGCCGAAGGCTGGAGCAAGCCAACCGCACCGCCATCTGCAGTTGCTGCGACGCCAAAGCAGCGAAACAGCTTGCCCGCGCGAGAGCTGGTTTCGCCGCATCCTCGAAGGAGGTGACACAAAACGGCCATCAGAAAGTAGCGACCCGCTGATCGATAGTTGCGCCTTGGTGAAGCGTCCGAGCTGCTCAGACCCAGAGCAGGAGGCCCGTGCCTTGCATACCCTTTACCGCACCCTCGCCATGAGGTTGGCCCTTGGAGATGCCGATGCAGAGCGACCTCCACTCGCTCCCTACAACCTTCTGCTCACACCAGATTGGTTGGCCTTGATTCGGCGCAAGCAGGAGCGTGCATCAGGATTCAGCCTGAACGCTCTCGGTTTCGCCGGCTACCTACTGGCCACTGAGAACTCGGACTTGAGCTGGTTAGAGCACAACGGTGGTGAAGGCCTGCTCCAAGAGGTTGTGAGCGCGATCAGTGATGCCACGGATGACGGCAAGTCCTGA
- a CDS encoding SpoIID/LytB domain-containing protein gives MKFSPSLLLATFTSVLALVLWWVFASRSSLPDPTATETLLQSLLDGSDEKEISKPSAITVPASPEAGRSADPQVKVALLSQSPPRSISLQNGARCRRASGEVIPKGTLMELLAVQRQGVISCGGDRGRVGVNDRSYEGTIHLLNRGKGWTAINQISLERYVASVVGAEMPSHWNSEALKAQAVAARSYALVHVIRPATADWNLGDTTRWQAYAGLTSKTASTRQATTETRGIVLSFEGGLVESLYAATREISAEAHGHLGASMSQHGAQRLAEEGLQYNEILGKYYVGASLARIRTDEK, from the coding sequence ATGAAGTTCTCTCCTTCACTGTTACTGGCCACCTTCACCAGTGTCCTTGCACTGGTTCTCTGGTGGGTGTTTGCAAGCCGCTCCTCACTGCCGGACCCAACAGCCACCGAAACCTTGCTGCAAAGCTTGCTGGATGGTTCCGATGAGAAGGAGATCTCAAAACCGAGCGCTATCACTGTTCCGGCCAGTCCTGAAGCAGGCCGGTCAGCTGATCCTCAGGTCAAGGTTGCTCTCTTGAGTCAGTCGCCGCCCCGCAGCATCTCGCTTCAAAACGGAGCTCGTTGCCGTCGTGCTTCTGGGGAGGTGATCCCAAAAGGGACGCTGATGGAACTGTTGGCCGTCCAGAGGCAAGGTGTTATCAGCTGTGGCGGCGATCGCGGACGCGTTGGAGTGAATGACAGGTCCTATGAGGGAACCATCCATCTTTTGAACCGTGGAAAGGGATGGACTGCAATCAATCAGATCAGTCTTGAGCGTTACGTTGCCTCAGTGGTTGGTGCCGAAATGCCCTCGCACTGGAACAGTGAGGCGCTGAAGGCGCAGGCAGTGGCTGCACGCTCCTATGCCCTTGTGCATGTGATCCGTCCAGCAACAGCCGACTGGAATCTGGGGGATACAACGCGTTGGCAGGCCTACGCAGGCCTGACCAGTAAGACAGCATCCACTCGCCAGGCCACGACTGAGACCAGGGGGATCGTGCTCAGCTTTGAGGGGGGGCTTGTCGAATCCCTGTATGCAGCAACCCGTGAAATCTCAGCAGAAGCCCATGGCCACCTGGGCGCCAGCATGAGCCAGCATGGTGCACAGAGACTGGCAGAGGAGGGCTTGCAGTACAACGAAATCCTCGGCAAGTACTACGTCGGAGCATCACTGGCGAGGATCAGAACGGATGAGAAATGA